A part of Ammoniphilus sp. CFH 90114 genomic DNA contains:
- a CDS encoding NCS2 family permease: MAGYFEFAKHGTSFRTEFIAGLTTFLAMAYILAVNPFMLSGADLPPDLRHLFPDKDAVFVATALAAVIGTLIMGVYAKYPIALAPGMGLNAFFTFTVVLTMGIPWQQALAGVFISGVIFLILTFTGVRETIINAIPAGLKYAASAGIGLFIAFIGFKNAGIIVADPATFVALGNLHYKEGMEPAQMAQVQSTLLAVFGLVVTVVLMTRKLTGSIFYGMVITAVGGMIVGIIQPPAGVVAPIPSIAPTFGAMFGPLTDLSTMLSAQMIIVIFTFLFVDFFDTAGTLVGVASQAGFMKGNELPRAGKALTADSVATVAGAVLGTSTTTSYVESSAGVAAGGRTGFASVVTAAFFAIALFFSPLLAVITPAVTAPALIVVGILMASNLSRIEWDKIEEAAPAFLTIILMPLTFSIATGIGLGFILYPLTKLIKGEGKQVHPIMYFLFFVFLIYFGWVH, encoded by the coding sequence ATAGCAGGGTATTTTGAATTTGCGAAACATGGAACGAGTTTTCGCACCGAATTTATTGCGGGTTTAACGACCTTTTTGGCCATGGCTTATATTTTGGCTGTTAACCCGTTTATGTTGAGTGGGGCAGATCTTCCGCCTGACCTTCGTCATTTGTTCCCAGATAAGGATGCAGTTTTTGTAGCAACCGCTCTAGCGGCTGTGATTGGAACGTTAATCATGGGAGTTTATGCGAAGTATCCAATTGCTCTTGCCCCAGGGATGGGACTGAATGCTTTCTTTACTTTTACGGTCGTTCTTACCATGGGTATTCCTTGGCAGCAAGCTTTAGCAGGGGTATTTATATCTGGGGTTATCTTCTTGATCTTGACCTTCACAGGTGTTCGGGAAACGATAATTAATGCTATACCAGCAGGATTGAAATATGCAGCATCAGCAGGGATTGGGTTATTCATCGCTTTCATAGGATTTAAGAATGCCGGTATTATTGTAGCAGATCCAGCTACCTTCGTAGCTTTAGGTAACCTTCATTACAAGGAAGGGATGGAGCCGGCGCAGATGGCGCAGGTTCAGAGCACCCTATTAGCTGTTTTTGGTCTAGTTGTTACCGTTGTTTTGATGACAAGAAAGCTAACCGGATCTATCTTTTATGGAATGGTTATTACTGCAGTTGGAGGAATGATCGTAGGTATTATTCAGCCCCCTGCAGGGGTTGTAGCCCCAATTCCTAGCATTGCTCCTACGTTTGGAGCTATGTTCGGTCCGCTTACCGATCTATCGACCATGCTGTCAGCGCAGATGATTATTGTCATCTTCACCTTCTTGTTTGTAGATTTCTTCGATACAGCAGGAACGTTAGTGGGGGTTGCGAGTCAAGCGGGTTTTATGAAGGGGAATGAACTGCCTAGAGCGGGTAAAGCCCTAACAGCGGATTCCGTAGCGACGGTTGCCGGTGCGGTATTAGGAACCTCCACAACGACTTCTTATGTGGAATCCTCCGCAGGAGTAGCGGCAGGGGGAAGAACGGGGTTTGCTTCCGTTGTAACAGCTGCATTCTTTGCAATTGCGTTGTTTTTCTCTCCTTTACTTGCCGTGATTACTCCAGCTGTAACAGCACCAGCCCTTATTGTGGTTGGGATCCTCATGGCGTCAAACTTAAGTCGTATTGAATGGGATAAGATTGAAGAAGCGGCTCCGGCCTTCTTGACCATTATCTTAATGCCACTTACCTTTAGTATCGCGACAGGGATTGGACTTGGATTTATTCTTTATCCACTAACGAAACTGATCAAAGGTGAAGGAAAACAGGTCCATCCGATTATGTACTTCTTGTTCTTCGTATTCTTAATCTATTTTGGTTGGGTGCATTAA
- the guaA gene encoding glutamine-hydrolyzing GMP synthase encodes MERPNEIVIVLDFGGQYNQLIARRVRDLGVYSELLPFNTTIEKIQALNPKGIIFSGGPASVYAENSPLVDEKIYDLGIPILGICYGMQMMTHHLKGKVERASKREYGKAAISIANESRFFGELNKEQNVWMSHGDLVVETPEGFRIDASSEHCPIAAMSHPEKNFYAVQFHPEVRHSEYGNEMISNFLFNICECEGNWSMENFIEQMIAEIKETVGDKQVLCALSGGVDSSVVAVLIHKAIGDQLTCMFIDHGLLRKGEAESVMETFSEKFHMKVIKIDAEERFLSKLAGVSDPEKKRKIIGNEFIYVFEEESSKLEGMDFLAQGTLYTDIVESGTATAQTIKSHHNVGGLPEDMKLKLIEPLKTLFKDEVRKVGEELGLPAEVVWRQPFPGPGLGIRVIGEITEEKLTIVRESDAILREEIKKAGLDREIWQYFTALPDMKSVGVMGDSRTYSYTVGIRAVTSIDGMTADWARIPYDILEKISVRIVNEVENVNRVVYDITSKPPATIEWE; translated from the coding sequence ATGGAAAGACCTAATGAGATCGTCATCGTATTGGATTTTGGCGGCCAATACAATCAGTTGATTGCCAGAAGAGTAAGAGACCTTGGTGTCTATAGTGAGCTTCTACCGTTCAATACTACCATTGAGAAAATTCAAGCATTAAATCCAAAAGGAATCATTTTTTCCGGTGGTCCAGCAAGCGTGTATGCCGAAAATTCCCCCCTTGTAGATGAGAAGATTTATGATCTAGGTATTCCAATCCTAGGTATTTGTTACGGGATGCAGATGATGACTCATCACTTGAAAGGAAAAGTGGAGAGAGCGAGCAAGAGAGAGTACGGGAAAGCAGCGATTAGCATTGCTAACGAAAGTCGTTTCTTCGGTGAGCTAAATAAAGAACAAAACGTATGGATGAGTCATGGCGACTTAGTCGTTGAAACTCCGGAAGGCTTCCGCATTGATGCGAGCAGTGAGCACTGCCCGATTGCGGCGATGAGCCATCCTGAGAAGAACTTTTATGCCGTTCAATTCCATCCAGAAGTTCGTCATTCCGAGTATGGGAATGAAATGATTTCTAACTTCTTATTTAATATTTGCGAGTGCGAAGGAAATTGGTCGATGGAGAATTTCATTGAGCAGATGATCGCAGAAATTAAAGAGACGGTTGGAGATAAACAAGTTTTATGTGCTTTGAGCGGAGGGGTAGACTCTTCTGTTGTCGCAGTTCTGATACATAAAGCGATCGGAGATCAACTAACATGTATGTTTATTGATCATGGATTGCTGCGCAAAGGTGAAGCCGAAAGCGTAATGGAAACATTTAGCGAGAAGTTCCACATGAAAGTCATTAAGATTGATGCGGAGGAGAGATTTCTCTCTAAGTTAGCAGGGGTTTCTGATCCAGAGAAGAAACGTAAAATTATTGGCAACGAGTTTATCTATGTGTTCGAGGAAGAATCCAGCAAGCTAGAAGGTATGGATTTCTTAGCGCAAGGAACGCTTTATACGGATATCGTAGAGAGTGGTACAGCTACAGCTCAAACGATTAAGTCTCACCATAATGTCGGTGGACTTCCGGAGGATATGAAATTAAAGCTAATCGAGCCATTGAAGACTTTATTTAAGGACGAGGTTCGTAAAGTTGGTGAGGAACTTGGTCTTCCAGCTGAGGTTGTTTGGAGACAGCCATTCCCAGGTCCAGGACTTGGCATTCGTGTAATTGGAGAAATTACGGAGGAAAAACTTACGATTGTTCGGGAATCGGATGCAATTTTGCGTGAGGAAATTAAAAAGGCTGGCCTTGATCGTGAGATCTGGCAGTACTTCACAGCCTTGCCTGATATGAAGAGTGTAGGGGTTATGGGAGACAGCCGTACCTATTCCTATACTGTCGGAATCCGTGCGGTTACATCTATTGATGGAATGACAGCAGATTGGGCGCGTATACCTTATGATATTTTGGAGAAAATATCAGTGCGGATTGTCAACGAAGTGGAGAATGTGAATCGTGTAGTTTATGACATTACTTCTAAGCCGCCAGCAACGATTGAGTGGGAGTAA
- a CDS encoding transglutaminase family protein translates to MNWLKGIIVFFILWEWLRPLPLFIQFEDFSVFLWLVGWFALLSMAKLPFFVRGCLGWIGSAVFMYIMYQPETPDQGRTWLEYLMIEFIYNYERVELREFALTTSFIRSLVFVLLLWVVVRIVYQAVLNRNQALWISISTAAFLVLMDITTVYEVKEAFIRTVLLCLSLLAIQQLRIVERLGVQAISGRYNRLQWIFASLVFVLTVMSIAYAVPKPNESTALNVGWFGHQGGSGYQKVGYESRDHRLGGPFIDDETVVFYAETPEKHYWRGESRNVYTGSEWKDVRGQTSILKMEGEVGLEPLVDNMKMEDKEILTKVRYVDPRYRIIFYGGQIQEMKSVSPQPISLYTTGNHEIKARYSNEEQNIADYEALIGIPLINEEKLRESDLDYPEEIQDYLQLPMNLPARVTQLAEEITRDQADPYSKAYAIQQYLKYSGGFVYEKLNVPYLGEGEDFVDQFLFESKRGYCDHFSSAMAVLLRASGIPARYVKGFSTGDMTRKDDNVYEVTMRNKNAHSWVEVYFSGYGWVPFEPTPGFVHPTKQDVQAMEEKEEDVPASSMIPFSNQDMTDRLAEMEEDFVTGDSASKNGVNWIIPLLLAILIIGVFIYKKQSQLRFWLLYHRGKRVENADGVAKLYLSVISALGNTFSRREKSESLQEFVSRITLNTDTKNELRELTNSYEKHIYGNNSWKELEIKKNKSKLRKFLRHFLS, encoded by the coding sequence GTGAACTGGCTTAAAGGCATTATCGTTTTTTTCATCTTATGGGAGTGGTTGCGACCGCTGCCTCTCTTTATACAGTTCGAAGATTTTAGTGTATTTTTATGGCTGGTAGGGTGGTTTGCTCTTCTATCCATGGCCAAGCTTCCTTTTTTTGTGAGGGGATGTCTAGGGTGGATTGGCTCAGCTGTGTTTATGTATATCATGTACCAGCCTGAAACGCCGGATCAAGGGCGAACTTGGTTGGAATATCTCATGATTGAGTTTATTTACAACTATGAGAGAGTAGAATTAAGAGAATTTGCTTTGACAACGAGTTTTATTCGATCTTTGGTCTTTGTTCTTCTGTTGTGGGTGGTTGTACGGATTGTTTATCAAGCCGTCCTCAATCGTAATCAAGCCTTGTGGATTAGTATTTCCACTGCAGCTTTTCTTGTCTTGATGGACATTACGACTGTTTATGAGGTTAAAGAAGCCTTTATTCGAACGGTCCTTCTTTGTTTATCCCTTTTAGCGATTCAACAGCTTCGCATCGTGGAGAGATTAGGTGTGCAAGCGATAAGCGGAAGGTATAATCGCTTGCAGTGGATATTCGCATCCCTTGTTTTTGTCCTGACCGTGATGTCCATTGCGTATGCCGTCCCTAAGCCCAATGAGTCTACTGCTCTTAATGTGGGCTGGTTTGGCCATCAAGGGGGATCAGGGTATCAGAAGGTAGGCTATGAAAGCCGAGATCATCGGCTAGGAGGGCCGTTTATAGATGATGAGACCGTAGTTTTCTATGCCGAAACGCCAGAGAAGCACTATTGGCGCGGGGAGTCGAGAAATGTCTATACTGGTTCGGAATGGAAGGATGTAAGAGGGCAAACCTCCATATTGAAGATGGAGGGGGAGGTGGGCTTAGAACCTCTCGTGGACAATATGAAAATGGAAGATAAAGAAATTCTAACGAAAGTGCGGTATGTTGATCCCAGATACCGGATCATTTTTTATGGTGGGCAAATTCAAGAGATGAAATCTGTTTCACCACAGCCCATTTCTCTTTATACAACCGGGAACCATGAAATTAAAGCGCGTTATTCTAACGAAGAACAGAATATAGCAGATTATGAGGCTCTTATTGGTATTCCATTAATTAATGAAGAGAAATTAAGGGAATCTGACCTCGATTATCCTGAGGAAATACAAGACTATCTTCAGCTGCCCATGAATTTGCCTGCGAGAGTCACTCAATTGGCTGAAGAAATTACACGCGATCAGGCGGATCCTTATAGTAAGGCTTATGCCATCCAACAATATCTAAAGTACTCGGGTGGTTTTGTTTATGAGAAACTGAATGTCCCTTATCTTGGGGAAGGAGAAGATTTTGTAGATCAATTCTTGTTTGAGTCCAAAAGGGGATACTGTGATCACTTTTCATCCGCGATGGCAGTATTATTAAGAGCATCTGGAATTCCAGCCCGTTATGTGAAGGGATTCTCAACGGGAGACATGACACGCAAGGACGACAACGTATATGAAGTAACCATGAGAAATAAGAATGCGCACTCTTGGGTGGAAGTTTATTTCTCTGGCTATGGTTGGGTTCCTTTTGAACCGACTCCAGGCTTTGTCCATCCAACAAAACAGGATGTTCAAGCGATGGAGGAGAAGGAAGAGGATGTGCCGGCAAGTTCCATGATTCCTTTTTCCAATCAAGATATGACGGATCGATTGGCTGAGATGGAGGAAGACTTTGTAACGGGTGACTCCGCAAGCAAAAACGGTGTCAATTGGATTATACCTCTTCTGTTGGCTATACTGATCATCGGGGTTTTCATTTATAAGAAGCAATCGCAGCTGCGATTCTGGCTCCTCTACCATCGAGGAAAGCGAGTGGAAAACGCAGACGGAGTGGCCAAGCTCTATCTTTCTGTCATTTCCGCTCTTGGAAATACCTTTTCGCGGAGAGAAAAAAGTGAATCCCTTCAAGAGTTTGTTTCTCGAATCACCTTGAATACAGACACGAAAAATGAGCTGAGAGAGCTGACCAACTCCTACGAAAAACATATCTATGGAAATAATTCCTGGAAGGAACTAGAGATTAAAAAGAATAAATCTAAATTGCGAAAATTCCTACGTCATTTCCTTTCTTGA
- a CDS encoding DUF58 domain-containing protein has product MNGPLSLTLLSFFTLLAYLYKGWHTGFASTFLYYILLTLILYESLLYFTSFLKMEVMREISSKRLQAGGKQFVTIKMKRKLPFPLIWYAAHERWPENMPFVPSQIVFPWFKKEIDITLEIPQLARGVYELKEITIVCGDLFGLMKLDKTIDRLDQFIVYPRYDLLGTWSVKDGQHSGHASIARRHSDELTSVVGVREYAYGDRLSQIHWKATAKNHTLKTKEYEYHVSNHFAVFLDTRPSAYPDNAAFEKAIRLVASLIYLGKKRQLKYSLLLEGALGRARMLEGAQEHDFFRVLEELARLRLDGEGSVASLVGQTLPQLPRGTHLVIVTSQVDRSLSVLLTDLAQKRTTVELFLASESSADDQRMWIHKLQGSGVILHRELA; this is encoded by the coding sequence GTGAATGGTCCATTAAGTCTTACCTTGTTGTCATTTTTTACGCTTCTCGCCTATCTATACAAGGGGTGGCATACTGGATTTGCTAGTACGTTCTTATATTATATTCTTCTGACTCTCATCCTTTATGAGAGCTTACTGTATTTTACCAGCTTTCTTAAGATGGAGGTCATGAGGGAGATAAGCTCAAAGAGACTTCAGGCGGGAGGTAAGCAATTCGTTACGATTAAAATGAAAAGGAAGCTTCCCTTTCCCTTGATTTGGTATGCCGCTCACGAGCGATGGCCGGAGAACATGCCTTTCGTTCCTAGTCAGATTGTATTCCCCTGGTTCAAGAAAGAGATCGACATTACGCTTGAGATTCCTCAGTTAGCTAGAGGAGTCTATGAACTCAAAGAGATTACGATAGTTTGTGGTGACCTTTTTGGGCTTATGAAATTAGACAAGACGATTGACAGGCTCGATCAATTTATTGTTTATCCTAGATATGATCTTCTAGGGACATGGAGTGTAAAAGATGGTCAACATAGTGGGCATGCTTCAATTGCGCGTCGTCATTCGGATGAACTGACTTCTGTGGTAGGCGTTCGGGAATATGCTTATGGAGATCGCCTTAGTCAGATCCATTGGAAAGCAACCGCCAAGAATCATACATTAAAAACTAAAGAATATGAATATCATGTTTCTAATCACTTTGCTGTATTTTTAGATACTCGACCGTCTGCCTATCCGGACAATGCTGCATTTGAGAAGGCGATCCGTTTAGTAGCTAGTTTGATCTACTTAGGAAAGAAGAGACAATTGAAATATTCATTGCTGCTAGAAGGGGCATTGGGAAGAGCTAGGATGTTAGAAGGAGCACAAGAACATGACTTTTTTAGGGTTCTAGAAGAGCTAGCAAGATTACGCCTAGATGGAGAAGGAAGTGTGGCCAGCCTCGTGGGTCAGACCTTGCCACAACTCCCGCGTGGGACACATCTAGTTATTGTGACAAGCCAAGTGGATCGTTCGTTAAGTGTATTGTTAACCGATTTGGCGCAAAAACGAACAACAGTAGAGTTGTTTTTGGCTAGTGAGAGCTCGGCAGATGATCAGCGGATGTGGATCCATAAGTTACAAGGAAGCGGGGTGATTCTACACCGTGAACTGGCTTAA